In the Diachasmimorpha longicaudata isolate KC_UGA_2023 chromosome 1, iyDiaLong2, whole genome shotgun sequence genome, one interval contains:
- the LOC135160973 gene encoding uncharacterized protein LOC135160973 isoform X2, translating to MPMRKSEPFAVIEFLEKNEKGLPCIDLVPKKWFNSAEEDTCKFPPTTEYHLLDDYLEKLHSPKDSWQSYPFCFITGAADLDQGRRRLKKAQVTLNCETTDGENDRKGGRSETSSKAKISAKPLTASKSQLNNIFSTKIPIPPRNQTPKSGIQAKPKTRFQSIYQSGSDSEDENHDCLIANPEEIRASKAQNNSGFLQMSSKSRSVPTGACLSFKQRSRKNITLLKDVETDESESNDSSDGILQSPTKSMDSARNTRKELHLTPPSPLVHNASGNRKRRASSTTRAEDGLNSIVSPGTPKTSRSMMVPPAKMPKMLGPQNQLSSSHYADNERRILNSLRDYFDQQLDEKLENLRRRMAYDLKQSMNELKTTIIGTNLAPASGPSLLEIQKQMSTPLPFEMDDKFQEYEAILTTDPDLVETLRLFMRVLISNKKEMKICVSTILSAVLRKTVSLHYSGYGKEAGGKKKKNFYNTAVCKVLIDVIIEVIGSSTDEKKIMSEVSTWLSRSGDREGGRKERQRGSSHHNENNSVCSFDTNR from the exons atgccgatgaggaagag cgaaccattcgcagtcatcgaatttctcgagaaaaacgaaaaagggctaccatgcattgatttggtgccgaaaaaatggtttaatagtgcagaagaagacacctgtaaattcccaccgacaactgaatatcatctacttgacgactacttggaaaaattgcactcgcccaaggactcttggcaaagttatccattttgcttcatcaccggagcag ctgatttggatcagggtcgcagaagattaaaaaaggcccaagtaactctcaactgtgagacaaccgatggtgaaaatgatcgaaagggggggaggtccgaaacttcctcgaaagcaaaaatttcagcaaaacccttaactgcatcaaagtctcaactaaacaacatctttagtactaaaatcccgattccacctagaaatcaaactccaaagtctg gtatacaagcaaaaccaaagacaagatttcaaagcatttaccagagtggatctgactctgaagacgaaaatcatgattgtcttatagctaatcctgaggagattcgagcctcaaaggctcaaaataattctggctttttgcaaatgtcgagtaaatcgcgatctgtaccaacag gtgcatgtttatcatttaaacagcggtcaaggaagaatattactttgcttaaagacgtcgaaactgatgaatctgagagcaatgattcctccgatggaattctgcagtcacctacaaaatcgatggactcagcgagaaatacaagaaaagaacttcatttgacacctccttcaccactagtccataacgcttcag gtaaccgaaaaaggcgtgcatcgtctactacacgcgctgaagacggattgaattcgattgtgagcccaggaactccaaaaacttcacgatcaatgatggtaccccctgctaagatgccaaaaatgctgggaccacaaaaccagttgtcatctagtcattatgctgataatgaacgtcgaatcctgaactcccttcgagattactttgatcagcaattagatgaaaagctcgaaaatttaagacgcaggatggcttacgatttaaagcagtctatgaatgagctcaagaccacaatcattggcactaatctagccccagcttctggtcctagcttgcttgaaatacagaagcagatgtctacgccactaccatttgaaatggatgataagttccaggaatacgaagcgatattgacaacggacccagatctcgtagaaacactg cgattattcatgagagttttgataagcaataaaaaagagatgaaaatatgtgtttccactatcctatctgcggttctgaggaagacagtgtcactgcactattctggttacggaaaggaagctggcggaaagaaaaagaaaaatttttataacactgcagtatgcaaagtactgattgatgtgataattgaggtaataggatccagcactgatgagaagaagataatgtcagaagtaagtacttggttgtcacgttctggcgatcgagagggtgggcgtaaggaacgacaacgcgggtcaagtcatcataacgagaataattcagtttgttcctttgataccaatcgataa
- the LOC135160973 gene encoding uncharacterized protein LOC135160973 isoform X1, with product MSETSHPSRDPKNLSEPFAVIEFLEKNEKGLPCIDLVPKKWFNSAEEDTCKFPPTTEYHLLDDYLEKLHSPKDSWQSYPFCFITGAADLDQGRRRLKKAQVTLNCETTDGENDRKGGRSETSSKAKISAKPLTASKSQLNNIFSTKIPIPPRNQTPKSGIQAKPKTRFQSIYQSGSDSEDENHDCLIANPEEIRASKAQNNSGFLQMSSKSRSVPTGACLSFKQRSRKNITLLKDVETDESESNDSSDGILQSPTKSMDSARNTRKELHLTPPSPLVHNASGNRKRRASSTTRAEDGLNSIVSPGTPKTSRSMMVPPAKMPKMLGPQNQLSSSHYADNERRILNSLRDYFDQQLDEKLENLRRRMAYDLKQSMNELKTTIIGTNLAPASGPSLLEIQKQMSTPLPFEMDDKFQEYEAILTTDPDLVETLRLFMRVLISNKKEMKICVSTILSAVLRKTVSLHYSGYGKEAGGKKKKNFYNTAVCKVLIDVIIEVIGSSTDEKKIMSEVSTWLSRSGDREGGRKERQRGSSHHNENNSVCSFDTNR from the exons atgtcggaaacctcacatccatctcgcgatccaaaaaatctcagcgaaccattcgcagtcatcgaatttctcgagaaaaacgaaaaagggctaccatgcattgatttggtgccgaaaaaatggtttaatagtgcagaagaagacacctgtaaattcccaccgacaactgaatatcatctacttgacgactacttggaaaaattgcactcgcccaaggactcttggcaaagttatccattttgcttcatcaccggagcag ctgatttggatcagggtcgcagaagattaaaaaaggcccaagtaactctcaactgtgagacaaccgatggtgaaaatgatcgaaagggggggaggtccgaaacttcctcgaaagcaaaaatttcagcaaaacccttaactgcatcaaagtctcaactaaacaacatctttagtactaaaatcccgattccacctagaaatcaaactccaaagtctg gtatacaagcaaaaccaaagacaagatttcaaagcatttaccagagtggatctgactctgaagacgaaaatcatgattgtcttatagctaatcctgaggagattcgagcctcaaaggctcaaaataattctggctttttgcaaatgtcgagtaaatcgcgatctgtaccaacag gtgcatgtttatcatttaaacagcggtcaaggaagaatattactttgcttaaagacgtcgaaactgatgaatctgagagcaatgattcctccgatggaattctgcagtcacctacaaaatcgatggactcagcgagaaatacaagaaaagaacttcatttgacacctccttcaccactagtccataacgcttcag gtaaccgaaaaaggcgtgcatcgtctactacacgcgctgaagacggattgaattcgattgtgagcccaggaactccaaaaacttcacgatcaatgatggtaccccctgctaagatgccaaaaatgctgggaccacaaaaccagttgtcatctagtcattatgctgataatgaacgtcgaatcctgaactcccttcgagattactttgatcagcaattagatgaaaagctcgaaaatttaagacgcaggatggcttacgatttaaagcagtctatgaatgagctcaagaccacaatcattggcactaatctagccccagcttctggtcctagcttgcttgaaatacagaagcagatgtctacgccactaccatttgaaatggatgataagttccaggaatacgaagcgatattgacaacggacccagatctcgtagaaacactg cgattattcatgagagttttgataagcaataaaaaagagatgaaaatatgtgtttccactatcctatctgcggttctgaggaagacagtgtcactgcactattctggttacggaaaggaagctggcggaaagaaaaagaaaaatttttataacactgcagtatgcaaagtactgattgatgtgataattgaggtaataggatccagcactgatgagaagaagataatgtcagaagtaagtacttggttgtcacgttctggcgatcgagagggtgggcgtaaggaacgacaacgcgggtcaagtcatcataacgagaataattcagtttgttcctttgataccaatcgataa